The following proteins are co-located in the Poecile atricapillus isolate bPoeAtr1 chromosome 2, bPoeAtr1.hap1, whole genome shotgun sequence genome:
- the IMPACT gene encoding protein IMPACT isoform X1, with translation MAASDAERAQQQIDEIEALSSIYGDDWCVVDENEKIYCIKISDCLDQPKWTLCLQVILPPGYPTAEPPIYQLNAPWLRGQDYTELANSLEEIYVQNLGESILYLWVEKIREVLVEKAQSSDPEPDIKKTTEEVDENDEDDFLLDYQPLQEDQIKILNSMTSGSQEDEELPPIHHGNPITDRRSTFQAHLAPVVTTRQVKRVLEKLYENKKIASATHNIYAYRIYCEDKQTFLQDCEDDGETAAGGRLLHLMQILNVHNVLVVVSRWYGGILLGPDRFKHINNCARNVLVEYDYVPSTEESSRQAGKSKKIRKDNKKRTEH, from the exons ATGGCTGCGAGTGACGCGGAAAGGGCCCAGCAGCAG attgaTGAAATTGAAGCCCTTTCATCAATCTATGGTGATGATTGGTGTGTTGttgatgaaaatgaaaaaatctaTTGCATTAAGATTAGTGACTGTCTGGATCAACCAAAATGGACCCTGTGTTTGCAG GTGATTTTGCCACCAGGATATCCAACTGCAGAGCCACCTATTTATCAACTAAA TGCCCCTTGGCTTCGAGGACAAGATTATACGGAGCTAGCAAATAGCTTGGAAGAAATATATGT ACAGAACCTCGGTGAAAGTATACTGTATTTATGGGTGGAGAAGATACGAGAAGTTCTGGTAGAAAAGGCACAGTCTTCAGATCCAG AACCAGATATTAAGAAAACCACTGAAGAAGTTGATGAAAATGATGAGGATGATTTTCTCCTAGACTATCAACCCCTTCAGGAagatcaaattaaaatattaaattccaTGACATCTGGAAGTCAGGAAG ATGAAGAACTGCCCCCTATACATCATGGAAACCCAATCACAGATCGAAGGAGCACTTTCCAAGCACATTTGGCTCCAGTGGTGACAACCAGACAA GTTAAAAGAGTTCTTGAAAAATTATATGAGAACAAGAAAATTGCAAGTGCTACCCACAACATATATGCATACAG aaTATACTGTGAAGATAAGCAGACGTTCCTACAGGATTGTGAAGATGATGGAGAGACAGCAGCAGGTGGACGTCTTCTTCATCTTATGCAG ATTTTGAATGTCCACAATGTGTTAGTTGTGGTGTCCCGCTGGTATGGAGGTATTCTTCTGGGACCAGATCGATTCAAACATATAAACAATTGTGCAAGAAATGTACTTGTGGAGTACGACTATGTACCATCAACG gaaGAGTCATCTAGACAAGCCGGAAAGAGCAAAAAGATAAGGAAGGATAACAAGAAGAGAACAGaacactaa
- the IMPACT gene encoding protein IMPACT isoform X2: MDPVFAGIVVVILPPGYPTAEPPIYQLNAPWLRGQDYTELANSLEEIYVQNLGESILYLWVEKIREVLVEKAQSSDPEPDIKKTTEEVDENDEDDFLLDYQPLQEDQIKILNSMTSGSQEDEELPPIHHGNPITDRRSTFQAHLAPVVTTRQVKRVLEKLYENKKIASATHNIYAYRIYCEDKQTFLQDCEDDGETAAGGRLLHLMQILNVHNVLVVVSRWYGGILLGPDRFKHINNCARNVLVEYDYVPSTEESSRQAGKSKKIRKDNKKRTEH, encoded by the exons ATGGACCCTGTGTTTGCAGGTATAGTGGTG GTGATTTTGCCACCAGGATATCCAACTGCAGAGCCACCTATTTATCAACTAAA TGCCCCTTGGCTTCGAGGACAAGATTATACGGAGCTAGCAAATAGCTTGGAAGAAATATATGT ACAGAACCTCGGTGAAAGTATACTGTATTTATGGGTGGAGAAGATACGAGAAGTTCTGGTAGAAAAGGCACAGTCTTCAGATCCAG AACCAGATATTAAGAAAACCACTGAAGAAGTTGATGAAAATGATGAGGATGATTTTCTCCTAGACTATCAACCCCTTCAGGAagatcaaattaaaatattaaattccaTGACATCTGGAAGTCAGGAAG ATGAAGAACTGCCCCCTATACATCATGGAAACCCAATCACAGATCGAAGGAGCACTTTCCAAGCACATTTGGCTCCAGTGGTGACAACCAGACAA GTTAAAAGAGTTCTTGAAAAATTATATGAGAACAAGAAAATTGCAAGTGCTACCCACAACATATATGCATACAG aaTATACTGTGAAGATAAGCAGACGTTCCTACAGGATTGTGAAGATGATGGAGAGACAGCAGCAGGTGGACGTCTTCTTCATCTTATGCAG ATTTTGAATGTCCACAATGTGTTAGTTGTGGTGTCCCGCTGGTATGGAGGTATTCTTCTGGGACCAGATCGATTCAAACATATAAACAATTGTGCAAGAAATGTACTTGTGGAGTACGACTATGTACCATCAACG gaaGAGTCATCTAGACAAGCCGGAAAGAGCAAAAAGATAAGGAAGGATAACAAGAAGAGAACAGaacactaa
- the LOC131576397 gene encoding histamine H3 receptor-like, whose amino-acid sequence MPTMHNSTAETPHAAATCNETWPSQPLSSEFSLGVLALLAFLMVLLCVVTILGNILVILAFVMDRNLRHRSNYFFLNLAVSDFAVGVFCMPLYIPYALTGRWHLGRSLCKLWLVVDYLVCTASVFNIVLISYDRFLSVTKAVSYRAQQGIMSSPTIQMVAIWVFAFLLYCPAILFWEHLAGHSVVAADQCYAEFFDNWYFLLCASTLEFFVPLLLVSYFNMHIFHNIQRRQRCGSVQDCEPARSSSLSWRFCGLPRPGVSSPSSEAEDSVSSLTRSWRPAVVANAPSRTETSSMALKRNFSTSFCSRTGSKLQRDKKIAKSLAIIVCVFAICWAPYSLLMIVRGACQGTCVHNFLYEATFWLLWINSSLNPFLYPLCHMRFRMAFLKILCPKKFATLRSVNTPSF is encoded by the exons ATGCCCACCATGCACAACAGCACTGCAGAAACTCCGCACGCGGCTGCGACGTGTAACGAGACTTGGCCCAGCCAGCCGCTGAGCTCCGAGTTCTCACTGGGTGTGTTGGCGCTGCTGGCTTTCCTCatggtgctgctgtgtgtgGTGACCATCCTTGGAAACATCCTGGTGATCCTTGCTTTTGTTATGGACAGAAACCTGAGGCATCGGAGTAACTATTTCTTTCTGAATCTTGCTGTTTCTGACTTTGCAGTGG GTGTGTTCTGTATGCCGTTGTACATCCCTTATGCTCTGACGGGGAGATGGCACTTGGGAAGAAGCCTGTGCAAGCTCTGGCTGGTTGTGGACTATCTTGTGTGCACAGCTTCAGTGTTTAACATCGTCCTTATCAGCTACGACCGTTTCCTGTCAGTTACAAAAGCT GTATCCTacagagcccagcagggaaTAATGTCCAGCCCTACCATCCAGATGGTGGCCATCTGGGTCTTTGCCTTCCTCCTGTACTGCCCAGCCATCCTGTTTTGGGAGCACCTGGCCGGACACAGCGTGGTAGCAGCGGATCAGTGCTACGCCGAGTTCTTCGACAACTGGTACTTCCTCCTGTGTGCATCCACCCTGGAGTTCTTTGTGCCACTGCTCTTGGTGAGCTACTTCAACATGCACATCTTCCACAACATCCAGAGGCGCCAGCGGTGTGGCAGCGTGCAGGACTGTGAGcctgcaaggagcagcagcctgtCCTGGAGGTTTTGTGGCTTGCCGAGGCCAGGGGTATCATCTCCTTCATCAGAAGCAGAGGACAGTGTTTCATCACTAACGAGGTCATGGAGACCAGCAGTGGTGGCTAATGCTCCATCTCGAACAGAAACCAGTTCTATGGCTCTCAAAAGGAacttttccacttctttttgtTCAAGGACTGGATCAAAACTACAGAGGGACAAGAAAATAGCAAAGTCTCTTGCCATAATTGTCTGTGTGTTTGCCATTTGCTGGGCCCCATACTCTTTATTAATGATTGTTCGTGGGGCCTGCCAGGGAACTTGTGTCCATAACTTCCTGTATGAAGCAACCTTTTGGCTATTGTGGATCAATTCTTCTTTGAACCCATTTCTTTACCCTCTCTGTCACATGAGGTTTCGAATGGCTTTTCTGAAGATATTATGTCCCAAAAAGTTTGCAACATTGAGATCTGTTAATACGCCTTCTTTTTAG